In Chitinophaga sp. HK235, a single window of DNA contains:
- the rpmI gene encoding 50S ribosomal protein L35, whose amino-acid sequence MPKVKTHSRAKKTFKVGGNGQIKRFMAFKSHLLTKKSTKRKRSLRGSTLVHEANLNLVKRMLGLR is encoded by the coding sequence ATGCCCAAAGTAAAGACACATTCCCGCGCCAAGAAAACCTTCAAGGTTGGCGGGAACGGACAGATTAAGCGGTTTATGGCCTTCAAAAGCCACTTACTGACTAAAAAATCTACGAAGAGAAAACGTAGCCTGAGAGGAAGTACGCTGGTTCACGAAGCAAACCTTAACCTGGTTAAGAGAATGCTCGGTCTCCGCTAA
- the rplT gene encoding 50S ribosomal protein L20 has protein sequence MPRSVNAVASRARRKRILKQAKGFYGKRKNVYTVAKNVLEKGLTYSYVGRKLKKRNYRQLWIARINAAVRAEGLTYSVFMNKLAGKNIDLNRKVLADLAMNEPETFKALVASVK, from the coding sequence ATGCCTCGTTCAGTTAACGCCGTAGCTTCAAGAGCCCGGAGAAAAAGGATCTTAAAGCAAGCCAAAGGCTTCTACGGTAAAAGGAAAAATGTTTACACCGTAGCGAAGAACGTCCTGGAAAAAGGACTCACCTACAGCTATGTTGGTCGTAAATTAAAGAAAAGAAACTACCGTCAGCTGTGGATCGCTCGTATCAACGCTGCCGTTAGAGCAGAAGGTCTGACCTACTCTGTGTTCATGAACAAATTAGCTGGTAAGAACATCGATCTGAACAGAAAAGTGCTCGCAGATCTGGCTATGAATGAACCAGAAACTTTCAAAGCTCTGGTAGCTTCTGTAAAGTAA
- the ispE gene encoding 4-(cytidine 5'-diphospho)-2-C-methyl-D-erythritol kinase translates to MIVFPNCKINLGLYITGKRADGFHDLETVFYPLPVTDALEVIAPGSLQFTSSGIPVPGDAADNLCLKAFHLLQQDYPQLQPVNIHLHKNIPIGAGLGGGSADAAFMLQLMNSKFQLGLQQEQLINYAAQLGSDCPFFIANRPCYATGRGEVLEPLSLDLSGYSFLLVHPGIHVNTGWAFRQITPQAPAHSLKEMIQLPVTEWHSVISNDFEAPVFAAHPVLAEIKATMYSQGAVYASMSGSGSAVVGIFPKNKIADILWDASYRVFKVN, encoded by the coding sequence ATGATCGTTTTTCCCAACTGCAAGATCAACCTGGGCCTGTATATCACCGGTAAACGTGCCGATGGTTTTCACGACCTGGAAACCGTATTCTATCCCCTGCCGGTAACTGATGCACTGGAAGTGATCGCGCCAGGTTCCCTGCAGTTCACCAGTAGCGGGATTCCTGTGCCGGGCGATGCTGCCGACAATCTGTGTCTGAAAGCGTTTCATTTACTGCAGCAGGATTATCCGCAGCTGCAGCCTGTCAATATCCATCTTCATAAAAATATTCCTATCGGCGCCGGGCTGGGTGGAGGTTCCGCAGATGCGGCTTTTATGCTGCAACTGATGAACAGTAAATTTCAGCTGGGACTCCAGCAAGAGCAGTTGATCAACTATGCTGCACAGCTGGGAAGTGACTGTCCGTTTTTTATTGCCAACCGGCCTTGTTATGCCACTGGCCGTGGTGAGGTCCTGGAGCCGCTTTCGCTCGACTTGTCGGGGTATTCCTTTCTGCTGGTACATCCGGGTATACATGTTAATACCGGCTGGGCTTTTCGTCAGATAACTCCGCAGGCTCCGGCTCATTCTCTGAAAGAGATGATACAGTTGCCGGTAACGGAATGGCATAGTGTGATCAGTAATGATTTTGAGGCGCCGGTGTTTGCAGCGCATCCTGTGCTGGCAGAGATAAAGGCAACGATGTACAGCCAGGGGGCAGTGTATGCCAGCATGAGTGGTAGTGGCTCAGCGGTGGTGGGCATCTTCCCTAAAAACAAAATAGCTGACATCCTGTGGGATGCCAGCTATCGGGTATTTAAAGTTAATTAG
- a CDS encoding bifunctional nuclease family protein, with translation MRKIELEIVALSHSITQTHSYAVVLGEVNGLRRLPIVIGGFEAQAIAVALEKMQPSRPLTHDLMKNFMNAFNIELHEVVISNLQEGIFYSKLICSSNDETIEIDSRTSDALALAVRFGCPIYTFENILNSAGILLDDPAGKKSTKPVTPTISEHERGAEDDLKAMSLEELTQLLQEVLEQEDYIRAIAIRDEINSRKSK, from the coding sequence ATGAGAAAAATAGAACTGGAAATAGTTGCTTTATCGCACAGCATTACGCAGACTCATTCATATGCCGTGGTATTGGGAGAAGTAAATGGTTTGCGCCGTTTACCCATCGTGATTGGAGGCTTTGAAGCGCAGGCGATAGCCGTGGCGTTAGAAAAGATGCAACCCAGCCGCCCTCTTACACATGACCTGATGAAGAACTTCATGAATGCTTTTAATATAGAGCTACATGAGGTCGTGATCAGTAATCTGCAGGAAGGAATTTTTTACTCCAAGCTTATCTGCTCAAGCAATGATGAGACGATAGAAATTGATTCCCGTACATCCGATGCCCTGGCGCTGGCCGTACGTTTTGGTTGTCCGATCTACACGTTTGAAAATATCCTCAACAGCGCTGGTATCCTGCTGGACGACCCTGCCGGCAAAAAAAGCACCAAGCCGGTTACCCCTACTATTTCCGAGCATGAGAGAGGAGCCGAAGATGATCTGAAAGCCATGAGCCTGGAAGAGCTGACACAGCTTCTGCAGGAAGTATTGGAGCAGGAAGATTATATCCGTGCTATCGCTATCCGCGACGAAATCAACAGCCGTAAAAGCAAATAA
- a CDS encoding electron transfer flavoprotein subunit alpha/FixB family protein — protein sequence MSILIFADQTQGKIKKAALEAIQYGSKIAAQLGTTATALVLGPADNAELAALGNYGATKVLHAADERLHEVESTVYTKIIAEAAAKENTIVVIFPHNFDGKAIAPRVAARLKAGLVAGAVSYPDTSNGFVVKKSVFSGKAFANINITSEKKVISLIPNTYPAVAGSGTATVEAFAPAINDADFKVKVVKVETVSGDIPLTEAEIIVSGGRGMKGPENWGMLEDLAKALGAATASSRPVADSGWRPHHEHVGQTGLTVRPNLYIAIGISGAIQHLAGVNGSKVIVVVNKDPEAPFFKAADYGIVGDAFEVVPKLTEAVKAFKGKG from the coding sequence ATGTCTATATTAATATTCGCCGATCAGACACAGGGAAAAATCAAAAAAGCAGCACTGGAAGCAATACAATACGGTTCCAAAATAGCAGCGCAACTGGGTACGACTGCCACAGCACTGGTACTGGGACCTGCTGACAATGCAGAACTGGCCGCACTGGGCAACTATGGCGCCACCAAAGTATTACACGCAGCCGATGAGCGCCTGCACGAAGTAGAGAGTACCGTGTATACCAAAATCATTGCAGAAGCGGCTGCCAAAGAAAATACTATCGTGGTTATTTTCCCGCACAACTTTGATGGTAAGGCAATAGCTCCGCGCGTAGCAGCCCGTTTGAAAGCCGGACTGGTAGCTGGCGCCGTTTCCTACCCGGACACCAGCAATGGGTTTGTGGTAAAGAAAAGTGTTTTCTCCGGTAAAGCTTTCGCTAATATCAATATCACATCCGAGAAAAAAGTTATCTCTCTTATTCCTAACACCTACCCTGCAGTGGCTGGTTCCGGAACTGCTACAGTAGAGGCTTTTGCACCAGCCATTAATGATGCTGACTTCAAAGTAAAAGTGGTGAAGGTGGAGACTGTAAGCGGCGATATTCCGTTGACAGAAGCCGAAATCATTGTCAGCGGTGGCCGTGGTATGAAAGGTCCTGAGAACTGGGGTATGCTGGAAGACCTGGCCAAAGCGCTGGGAGCAGCAACTGCCAGCTCCCGTCCGGTGGCTGATTCCGGCTGGCGTCCTCACCATGAGCATGTTGGACAAACAGGTCTTACCGTAAGGCCCAATCTGTATATCGCCATAGGTATTTCCGGCGCGATCCAGCACCTGGCTGGTGTAAACGGAAGCAAGGTAATCGTGGTAGTCAATAAAGACCCGGAAGCGCCTTTCTTCAAAGCTGCAGATTATGGCATAGTTGGTGATGCATTTGAGGTGGTACCGAAACTGACCGAAGCGGTAAAGGCGTTTAAAGGAAAAGGCTGA
- a CDS encoding electron transfer flavoprotein subunit beta/FixA family protein has product MKILVCISKTPDTTAKIAFTDNNTKFNEAGVQFIINPYDEWYALVRALELKETVGADVHLITVGGADCEPIIRKALALGGDEAFRINADSADSYYIAAQIAAHAKEKQYDIIFTGKETIDYNGSGIGGMVAELLDLPYVSIAAKFDLNGTKATINREIEGGEEICEVSLPVVVSCQKGMAEARIPNMRGIMAARTKPLAVVEPVAADTLTSVVNFELPPAKAGVKMISPDNVAELVKLLHEEAKVI; this is encoded by the coding sequence ATGAAGATTTTAGTTTGTATCAGTAAAACTCCGGACACGACTGCAAAAATAGCTTTCACGGACAATAACACGAAATTCAATGAAGCTGGTGTTCAGTTTATTATTAACCCATACGATGAATGGTATGCACTGGTGAGAGCTCTGGAGCTGAAGGAAACGGTAGGCGCGGATGTTCATCTGATAACGGTGGGCGGAGCTGATTGTGAGCCAATCATCCGCAAGGCGCTGGCGCTTGGTGGTGATGAGGCATTCAGGATAAATGCTGACAGTGCGGATAGTTATTATATTGCGGCACAGATTGCGGCACATGCAAAAGAAAAACAATACGATATCATATTTACCGGTAAAGAGACCATTGACTACAATGGTTCCGGCATAGGCGGTATGGTGGCTGAACTGCTGGACCTTCCCTATGTATCTATCGCAGCGAAGTTTGATCTCAATGGCACCAAAGCTACGATCAACCGTGAGATTGAGGGAGGTGAAGAGATCTGTGAGGTATCACTGCCGGTGGTAGTGTCCTGCCAGAAAGGAATGGCTGAAGCCCGCATTCCCAACATGCGCGGTATCATGGCAGCAAGGACCAAACCGCTGGCTGTAGTGGAGCCTGTTGCTGCAGACACCCTGACCAGTGTGGTGAATTTTGAACTGCCGCCAGCCAAAGCAGGTGTGAAAATGATCAGCCCGGATAATGTGGCTGAACTGGTGAAATTACTGCACGAAGAAGCCAAAGTCATCTAA
- a CDS encoding lipopolysaccharide assembly protein LapB: MDRIAQIKQMLETSPNDSFLKHALALEYIKLNNDTAARRLFEELLAHEPGYTGSYYHLGKLLERVGDREAAIATYEKGMAMAKAANERHTYNELQSAYEELVY; the protein is encoded by the coding sequence ATGGATAGAATAGCACAGATTAAACAGATGCTGGAAACCAGCCCAAACGACAGTTTCCTGAAACACGCCCTGGCACTGGAATACATTAAATTAAATAACGACACTGCAGCCCGCCGGCTGTTCGAAGAATTACTTGCCCATGAACCAGGATATACCGGTTCCTATTACCATCTGGGTAAACTGCTCGAAAGAGTGGGAGACAGGGAAGCTGCTATCGCCACCTACGAAAAAGGTATGGCCATGGCCAAAGCTGCCAATGAAAGACATACCTATAACGAATTACAATCGGCCTACGAAGAACTGGTCTATTAA
- the tilS gene encoding tRNA lysidine(34) synthetase TilS: MPHHLLTNFTSYITGQQLFDPTQRILLAVSGGVDSVVMAHLFKQAGFAVGIAHCNFQLRGEESQRDEQFVQQLSTSLDLPLYNTRFDTEAYTIQYNVSIQVAARELRYQWLEEVRSCEGYSYIATAHHMQDSVETALMNFCKGTGIAGLHGILPKQDRIIRPLLFAEKDILVAYAALHQIAFVEDSSNITDKYTRNFFRHNIIPQMQEMFPAAVRNMDGTIFRMREAEMLYQESVTRHRKRLLVKKDNSWMIPVLKLKLTVPLQTIAWELLKEFSCSVAQTQQVLQLLDSESGRYVETATHRIIRNRNWLLITPVARQDASLYVIDQSPAHVAYGNAHLQLRLQERGPATIPTAPAVAWLDAAKVSFPLILRRWKQGDYFYPLGMPKKKKVSRFLIDQKLSLPEKENVWVLESGKRIIWVVGMRIDDRCKITTATQQVLCIETK; this comes from the coding sequence ATGCCGCATCACTTACTGACTAATTTTACATCTTATATTACCGGACAACAGCTGTTTGACCCTACCCAGCGCATCCTGCTTGCAGTGAGCGGTGGCGTAGATTCCGTTGTAATGGCGCATCTGTTCAAACAGGCAGGCTTCGCCGTAGGTATCGCCCACTGCAATTTTCAGCTGAGAGGAGAAGAATCGCAGCGGGATGAACAGTTTGTACAACAGCTGTCCACCTCTCTGGACCTGCCTTTATACAACACCCGTTTTGATACGGAAGCCTACACCATACAGTATAATGTCAGCATACAGGTAGCTGCCCGGGAACTGCGCTATCAGTGGCTGGAAGAGGTACGCAGCTGCGAAGGATACAGCTATATCGCTACTGCCCATCATATGCAGGACAGCGTGGAAACAGCCCTGATGAACTTTTGTAAAGGTACCGGCATTGCCGGATTGCATGGTATCCTGCCTAAACAGGACAGGATAATACGCCCGCTGCTGTTTGCTGAAAAGGACATCCTCGTTGCTTATGCAGCCCTGCATCAGATTGCTTTTGTAGAAGATAGTTCCAATATAACGGACAAGTATACACGTAATTTTTTCCGCCACAACATTATCCCGCAGATGCAGGAGATGTTCCCTGCGGCAGTTCGCAATATGGATGGTACCATCTTCCGGATGAGGGAAGCGGAAATGTTGTATCAGGAATCAGTAACCCGCCATCGTAAAAGACTGCTGGTAAAGAAAGATAATTCCTGGATGATACCGGTACTGAAACTGAAACTGACCGTTCCGCTGCAAACCATCGCCTGGGAACTGTTGAAAGAATTCAGTTGCTCCGTGGCTCAAACCCAACAGGTGCTGCAGCTGCTGGATAGCGAATCCGGACGGTATGTGGAAACAGCTACACACCGTATCATCCGCAACCGCAACTGGTTGCTGATTACACCGGTGGCCCGGCAGGATGCATCACTGTATGTGATTGATCAGTCACCTGCTCATGTGGCCTATGGGAATGCGCATCTGCAGCTGCGTCTGCAGGAACGGGGCCCGGCTACTATTCCCACAGCTCCGGCTGTCGCATGGCTGGACGCAGCCAAAGTGAGTTTCCCACTGATATTACGCAGATGGAAACAAGGGGATTATTTTTATCCGCTTGGTATGCCGAAAAAGAAAAAGGTGAGCCGTTTTCTGATAGATCAGAAATTGTCTCTGCCCGAAAAAGAAAACGTCTGGGTACTGGAGTCAGGCAAAAGAATCATCTGGGTAGTGGGCATGCGGATAGACGACCGTTGCAAAATTACTACTGCTACACAACAGGTGCTTTGCATCGAAACAAAATAA
- a CDS encoding rhomboid family intramembrane serine protease, which produces MSISIIIIIVTSLISYTALNNYDQLDKLSMQPYLVKHNKEYYRFITSGFVHADLQHLIFNMLTLFFFGPYVEDVFLQLFNMKLMYPIYYLLGIIISDIPSFLKHHNNQHYATLGASGAISAVLFTFIMVDPWVQIRVFFFLPIPAVLYGVLFLGISAYMSRKGGGNINHDAHLWGALFGIVFPLVFYPELGTRFLELLTRR; this is translated from the coding sequence ATGTCCATCAGCATCATTATTATTATCGTTACAAGCCTTATCTCCTATACAGCGCTGAACAACTATGACCAGCTGGATAAGCTGAGTATGCAGCCTTACCTGGTAAAGCATAACAAGGAATATTACCGGTTTATTACCTCCGGATTTGTACATGCCGACCTGCAACATCTTATTTTCAACATGCTGACCCTGTTTTTCTTCGGGCCTTATGTAGAAGATGTTTTCCTTCAGCTGTTCAATATGAAGCTGATGTATCCGATTTATTATCTGTTGGGGATTATCATATCCGATATTCCTTCTTTCCTCAAACACCACAACAATCAGCACTATGCAACCCTTGGGGCGTCAGGCGCTATTTCCGCCGTGCTTTTCACCTTTATTATGGTAGATCCCTGGGTGCAGATACGGGTGTTCTTTTTCCTGCCTATACCGGCGGTATTGTACGGTGTGCTCTTCCTGGGTATTTCTGCTTATATGTCCAGAAAAGGCGGAGGCAACATCAACCACGATGCGCATCTGTGGGGTGCCTTGTTCGGAATCGTTTTCCCGCTGGTGTTTTATCCGGAGCTGGGTACCAGATTCCTTGAACTGCTGACACGCAGATAA
- a CDS encoding 23S rRNA (pseudouridine(1915)-N(3))-methyltransferase RlmH: MKIQLWSIGKEHDPYIREGMAVFQKRLQHYVDFDVKLIPTVKQAASLSVAELKKQEAKIILDLLQPTDYLVALDEKGKMMTTVQFADFLQQRTNASTRQLIILIGGAFGIDQSLLERAQLKMSLSPLTFPHQLVRLIFTEQLYRAYTVINREKYHHQ, from the coding sequence GTGAAAATTCAACTCTGGAGCATAGGAAAAGAACACGATCCCTACATCAGGGAAGGGATGGCAGTATTTCAAAAAAGGCTGCAACATTACGTGGATTTCGACGTAAAACTGATCCCTACAGTAAAGCAGGCCGCCAGTTTATCAGTAGCAGAACTGAAGAAACAGGAGGCTAAAATCATCCTGGACCTGTTGCAGCCTACCGATTATCTGGTAGCGCTGGATGAAAAAGGTAAGATGATGACCACCGTACAGTTTGCCGACTTTCTGCAACAACGGACCAACGCCAGTACCCGGCAGCTGATCATCCTGATAGGTGGTGCTTTTGGCATCGATCAGTCCTTACTGGAACGGGCGCAGTTAAAGATGTCCTTGTCTCCCCTCACCTTCCCGCATCAACTAGTAAGACTTATTTTCACCGAACAGTTATACCGGGCCTATACGGTAATAAACCGGGAAAAATATCATCATCAATAG
- a CDS encoding glycoside hydrolase family 2 TIM barrel-domain containing protein yields MRKKICSSRQSIASGVVFKMITGKDIRWLLVMVVTGIFSVPAKAQSMRFNDGWQFKAVEFIDKAGIDSFKRLGGNWSDQFLIEKEDKAGNVLSAADTVLTEVLRPVQQIGWKTVMLPHIAFPEPLVIVKPREGLAYYRKEFVLADSLKGKDISLEFEGAMQVSDVWFNGKYIGRYQGGYLPFIIDLSDKALYGRKNEIVLCVNNKANPVIPPGKPVGKLDFVYYSGIYRDVWLHIKHPVHITNAITADKPAGGGIFVSYAQVSKERAVVEVQTDVINSSPQNTPISIRQEIMDAQGHVVTTVTSGNMIAERGKSKVFNQVMTVRTPHLWHPDHPYLYTLLTTVYAGNTPVDKHKTRIGIRSFEITKEKGLLINGAPYRLTGTNRHQNYPYIGNALSDEASYRDVWMIKSAGMNTIRAGHYPSDPSFLDAADELGVLVLDCIPGWQYFNRNPAFGENVMRDIRQMVRRDRNHPSILLWEVSLNETYPDSAFRCRQAEVAREEWKGRKNFFTSGDSYYTKACWDVPYDDWNGDPGTRNNTTYPDNAFLIREYGDYEFGGGNSTSRQLRMAGEKNLLQQAWNLQWEHNKNRKIYPRALGDLTWAFFDGLAGCTVGIEGWGMADIFRIPKFSYYFFKSQQPVTNHPDIPFSGGPLVYIASYWSQPVDAEKVIVYSNCDSVRLLLNDKALATNTPDKGEETPYGKDLQNFNGGNANHLDHPPFTFTNIHFAPGTLKAIGFRKGKEVTAYSITTPGPASKITLEPAIMGMPFRANGDVIFVYAKLTDDAHNLAINSEMSVTMRVTGDAELVSPATVNAEAGIATFLIRSGSKKGIVKLQATAANLPVAEIKMTVK; encoded by the coding sequence ATGAGAAAAAAAATTTGTAGCTCCCGGCAATCAATAGCCAGCGGTGTAGTCTTTAAGATGATTACAGGAAAGGATATAAGATGGTTACTGGTGATGGTTGTTACCGGAATATTTTCAGTTCCGGCGAAGGCACAATCCATGCGTTTTAATGATGGATGGCAATTCAAGGCAGTAGAGTTTATTGATAAGGCAGGTATTGACTCTTTCAAACGTCTCGGAGGGAACTGGAGCGACCAGTTTTTAATTGAGAAGGAAGATAAAGCAGGCAATGTATTATCCGCAGCAGATACGGTGCTGACAGAAGTGCTTCGGCCCGTACAGCAAATAGGTTGGAAGACTGTCATGCTGCCACATATTGCATTCCCCGAACCGCTGGTGATTGTTAAGCCTCGGGAAGGTCTTGCTTACTACCGGAAAGAGTTTGTACTGGCGGATTCACTAAAGGGAAAAGACATCTCGCTGGAATTTGAGGGTGCTATGCAGGTGAGCGATGTATGGTTTAACGGGAAGTATATCGGACGTTATCAGGGAGGCTATTTACCGTTTATTATTGATCTTTCTGATAAAGCACTTTACGGAAGAAAAAATGAAATCGTATTATGTGTAAATAACAAGGCAAACCCTGTAATCCCTCCCGGAAAACCTGTCGGAAAACTTGACTTCGTTTATTATTCGGGTATCTACAGGGATGTATGGTTGCACATAAAACATCCTGTTCATATAACGAATGCCATTACAGCTGATAAACCTGCAGGCGGCGGAATATTTGTATCATATGCGCAGGTCAGCAAAGAACGGGCTGTAGTTGAAGTACAAACGGATGTGATTAATTCATCTCCCCAAAATACCCCTATCAGCATCCGGCAGGAAATTATGGATGCCCAGGGCCATGTGGTAACAACTGTAACAAGTGGTAACATGATAGCAGAGCGGGGAAAGAGCAAAGTATTTAACCAGGTAATGACGGTCCGAACACCTCATCTGTGGCATCCCGACCATCCCTATCTTTACACGCTTCTTACCACTGTATATGCCGGAAATACTCCGGTAGATAAACACAAAACGCGTATAGGTATTCGCTCTTTCGAAATAACAAAAGAGAAAGGGTTGCTGATTAACGGAGCTCCTTACCGGTTAACTGGTACCAACCGGCATCAGAATTATCCCTACATTGGAAATGCCTTGTCTGATGAGGCTTCCTATCGTGATGTATGGATGATAAAATCAGCTGGTATGAATACCATAAGAGCCGGACATTATCCGTCTGATCCTTCTTTTCTGGATGCAGCTGATGAACTGGGAGTGCTGGTACTGGACTGTATTCCCGGATGGCAGTACTTTAACCGTAATCCGGCTTTCGGGGAAAACGTAATGAGAGATATCCGGCAGATGGTCCGCAGAGACAGGAATCATCCCAGCATACTGCTCTGGGAGGTTAGTCTTAACGAAACCTATCCTGATTCTGCCTTCAGATGCAGACAGGCAGAGGTAGCCCGGGAGGAATGGAAAGGCCGGAAGAATTTTTTTACAAGCGGAGATTCTTACTATACCAAAGCTTGCTGGGATGTACCTTACGATGACTGGAACGGTGATCCGGGTACGCGTAATAATACAACGTACCCTGATAATGCCTTCCTGATAAGGGAATATGGAGATTATGAATTTGGTGGGGGAAACAGTACTTCACGGCAGCTGCGTATGGCAGGGGAGAAGAATTTGTTGCAACAGGCCTGGAATCTTCAATGGGAACATAATAAGAACAGGAAAATCTATCCCAGGGCACTGGGAGATCTGACATGGGCTTTCTTTGATGGTCTGGCGGGTTGTACAGTCGGTATTGAAGGATGGGGTATGGCGGATATTTTCCGGATACCGAAGTTCAGTTATTACTTTTTTAAAAGCCAGCAGCCAGTCACCAATCATCCTGATATACCGTTTTCCGGTGGCCCGCTTGTGTATATCGCCAGCTATTGGAGCCAGCCGGTTGATGCTGAAAAAGTGATCGTTTATAGTAATTGTGATTCAGTCAGATTACTGCTGAATGATAAAGCACTAGCCACAAATACTCCGGATAAAGGAGAAGAAACACCTTATGGCAAAGACCTGCAAAATTTTAATGGGGGTAATGCCAACCACCTGGATCATCCGCCTTTCACATTTACTAATATTCATTTTGCGCCGGGAACGCTGAAAGCAATAGGTTTTAGGAAGGGTAAAGAGGTGACAGCCTATAGCATTACTACTCCGGGACCGGCCAGCAAGATCACTCTGGAGCCCGCTATTATGGGGATGCCGTTTCGTGCGAATGGGGATGTGATTTTTGTTTATGCAAAATTGACGGATGACGCGCATAACCTTGCCATCAATTCAGAGATGTCTGTAACAATGAGGGTTACAGGTGATGCAGAACTGGTAAGCCCGGCCACGGTGAATGCTGAAGCAGGTATTGCCACTTTCCTGATACGGTCCGGTTCAAAAAAGGGTATTGTCAAATTACAGGCTACTGCAGCAAACCTGCCGGTAGCTGAAATCAAAATGACTGTTAAATAA